The Dreissena polymorpha isolate Duluth1 chromosome 10, UMN_Dpol_1.0, whole genome shotgun sequence genome includes a region encoding these proteins:
- the LOC127848451 gene encoding heavy metal-binding protein HIP-like — protein MLRAVLYSVLVWAVEAHVPKARFVNEIDIPELVQRLDNLTATVNQLKLKQDQQPIAFKADLYYSQRSSINQRIIFDVVQLNLGNAYHRLLGAFFAPVHGSYLLSISICSNNHSIVLDLMRNKDMIGRVMAGDKSTIDCSSQTTVSELFAGDEVYIQCHQGDLISAAWPVLNSFTGALLQPL, from the exons ATGTTGCGCGCCGTGCTTTATTCGGTCCTCGTATGGGCTGTTGAGGCCCATGTGCCAAAAGCTCGTTTTGTTAATGAGATCGATATTCCCGAACTGGTGCAGCGTTTGGATAATTTGACGGCGACAGTAAATCAGTTGAAGTTAAAACAGG ACCAACAGCCGATTGCTTTCAAAGCTGATCTGTATTACTCCCAGAGGTCTTCTATAAACCAACGCATCATTTTCGATGTCGTTCAACTCAACCTCGGGAATGCCTATCACAGACTTCTTGGTGCATTCTTCGCCCCTGTACACGGCTCATACCTCTTGTCAATCTCCATCTGCTCCAATAACCATTCTATTGTGCTGGACCTCATGAGGAACAAGGACATGATTGGCAGAGTAATGGCTGGCGACAAAAGTACCATCGATTGTTCCTCCCAGACCACTGTTTCTGAACTCTTTGCAGGGGACGAAGTATACATCCAATGTCATCAAGGTGACCTTATTTCCGCCGCGTGGCCCGTTCTTAATAGTTTCACGGGGGCTCTGCTACAACCTCTGTAA